GAATTTCCTTCGTGTTTTTTTTGATTGTTTACTTGGCATGTTATATAATTTGTTTCTTAAAACCTATTCCAATCTTTCAGTTATCTTCTGTGAAAAAGCCATTTCGCATGTTGGGACTTGAAAGAATCAATATCCAGCGAGATAATTATCTAGCCATAACTATTTCTTGGTTTTCGGGTTATTTCGTACTCTCAATTTTGATTGATGTTATACAACAGTTATTTGGTGTAACGTTGGGAAATCCTTTAACGGCTAACCCGTTATTGTCTTTTTTTTATCTGACTGCGGCTCCTCTTAATGAAGAAATATTCTTTAGGGTGATCCTTTTAGGATTACCTTTATTCATATTATTCGTTCCATTTGGTAAAGGTTTATTCCTTTCAACACTCTATCATCCATACAAGAATGTTCCGTATGAGAAAGGAAAATACACCACCTTAGCAGTAGCAATTATTATTGTATTGAATTCACTGGCTTTTGGATTATCTCACGTACTATTTGGAGGAGGCTATGAATTAGGAAAAATAACTCAAGCTGCTTTGGGTGGCGTTATAATAGCTTGGTTATACTATAGATACAGTCTTTCTTCAGCAATAACTTTCCACTGGATTTCTAATTTTGTATTTTTTGCTTACAGTATTTTTGGATTTTTCTTGTTCAAGAGTCCATGGAATACTGAATCGGACAATATATTCCTGGCTATAGTTTCAGTAGTTTTCATAGTAATGGGTATCATTTTTTTGTATGGGCTTACAGAACGGTTAATTAAAAAATATTTGAAAAAATCAAAAATATAAATTTTTTCACAATTTCAAGTGTGTTTTAAGTCCTTTGTACCTATTTCGAATAGTAACTTCAGTGACACCGGCTGCTTCCGCTACATCTTTTTGTGTCTTATTTTCACCGTTCATTACACATGCCACGTACAGGGCTGCTGCGGCTAACCCCATCGGATCCTTACCAGCTGATATCTTACCTTCTTCTGCTTTCTTTAGAATTTCTAGAGCCTTTCTCTTGGTTTTTTCTGTAAGGCCGGCCTTGCTTGCTATTCTTGCAACACATTT
This Candidatus Nitrosocosmicus oleophilus DNA region includes the following protein-coding sequences:
- a CDS encoding CPBP family glutamic-type intramembrane protease, with the protein product MVFFTNVGDVVQWHSDVPLDFLILGLFGLSSINFNLGISFVFFLIVYLACYIICFLKPIPIFQLSSVKKPFRMLGLERINIQRDNYLAITISWFSGYFVLSILIDVIQQLFGVTLGNPLTANPLLSFFYLTAAPLNEEIFFRVILLGLPLFILFVPFGKGLFLSTLYHPYKNVPYEKGKYTTLAVAIIIVLNSLAFGLSHVLFGGGYELGKITQAALGGVIIAWLYYRYSLSSAITFHWISNFVFFAYSIFGFFLFKSPWNTESDNIFLAIVSVVFIVMGIIFLYGLTERLIKKYLKKSKI